Proteins from a single region of Flavobacterium sp. K5-23:
- a CDS encoding efflux RND transporter periplasmic adaptor subunit — protein MNKYLKYSLVVLVFSIIGIATYYFVAKSGNNTFFSNDEVTYTCPMPEDSVFSNQPGTCHKCGMKLIKVEKEPQQELVYTCSMHPEIIRDAPGSCPICGMDLVRKVSQNQPKESNSIDHLLQPTDNFVVGNYNTTTPKDTTLSSEINLPGMVEYDPNSSVNIAARISGRVEKMYVNYKFQKVAKGQKLFDLYSPELLTEQQNFIYLITNDSGNASIIKASKQKLLLYGMSNSQINSLAAAKKTQPVISIYSPTNGIVQGTDGMSNNVSGGMQKPNETTTSLSIKEGDYIKKAEVVFKLMNTDKVWGVFNVSQGNNSLVKMNQFIRITSELDKKDFVDAKVNFVETQFNPDDKTNRIRVYLNNKKLRFPIGLRLQGIVKSNAVQGIWLDKQAIVSIGSKKVVFVKMDKGFKAKEIKTGIEIDGFAKIIEGISIQDKVVENGQYLMDSESFIKTN, from the coding sequence ATGAACAAATATTTAAAATACAGTCTGGTAGTTTTGGTTTTTTCCATCATTGGAATTGCGACCTATTATTTTGTGGCGAAATCAGGAAACAATACATTTTTTTCAAATGATGAGGTAACTTATACCTGTCCTATGCCAGAAGATTCGGTTTTTAGTAATCAACCGGGAACCTGTCATAAATGCGGAATGAAACTGATCAAAGTAGAGAAAGAGCCACAGCAGGAATTAGTTTATACTTGTTCGATGCACCCCGAGATAATTCGGGATGCACCCGGAAGTTGCCCTATTTGCGGAATGGATTTAGTTAGAAAAGTAAGTCAAAACCAACCTAAAGAAAGCAATTCCATCGATCACTTATTGCAACCAACCGATAATTTTGTAGTAGGGAATTATAATACCACAACGCCAAAAGACACAACGCTAAGCAGTGAAATAAATTTACCGGGAATGGTCGAATATGATCCTAATTCATCAGTAAATATTGCGGCAAGAATTAGCGGGAGAGTGGAGAAAATGTATGTGAATTATAAATTCCAAAAAGTGGCTAAGGGACAAAAGCTTTTTGATTTGTACAGCCCTGAATTGCTAACAGAACAGCAAAATTTCATTTACCTAATCACTAATGATTCAGGAAACGCATCGATTATAAAAGCTTCGAAACAAAAACTTCTTCTTTACGGAATGAGTAATAGCCAGATTAATTCTTTGGCTGCAGCCAAAAAAACACAGCCAGTGATTTCTATTTACAGCCCTACTAATGGGATTGTTCAGGGAACAGACGGAATGTCAAATAATGTTTCGGGTGGAATGCAGAAACCGAATGAAACAACAACTTCCTTATCAATAAAAGAAGGAGATTATATAAAAAAGGCTGAGGTTGTTTTTAAATTAATGAATACAGATAAAGTCTGGGGGGTGTTTAACGTTTCGCAAGGAAATAACAGCTTGGTGAAAATGAATCAATTTATTCGAATAACATCTGAGCTGGATAAAAAAGACTTCGTAGACGCCAAAGTGAATTTCGTCGAAACGCAATTTAATCCTGATGATAAAACAAACCGAATCCGAGTTTATTTGAATAATAAAAAACTCCGTTTTCCAATAGGTTTGCGATTACAAGGAATTGTAAAATCAAATGCGGTTCAAGGTATTTGGCTCGACAAACAGGCTATTGTGAGTATAGGAAGTAAAAAAGTAGTTTTTGTGAAAATGGATAAAGGTTTTAAAGCCAAAGAAATTAAAACCGGAATTGAGATTGATGGTTTTGCTAAAATCATTGAAGGAATTTCAATTCAAGATAAAGTAGTAGAAAATGGACAGTATTTAATGGATAGCGAGAGCTTTATTAAAACCAATTAA
- a CDS encoding efflux RND transporter permease subunit, whose protein sequence is MKKFLNKIFKKEQDPLSSEERLKLIESSSKLVGPGVFYSTLIVIASFLPVFLLTGMEGKLFSPLAWTKSFILIVDAFLAITLTPVLISFLLKGKLRPESKNPINRKLEQIYTPILTFCLKWRKSLLAVNILALLIGVAMFTRLGSEFMPPLDEGSILFMPVTLPDVSNSEVKRILQVQDKLIKSIPEVAHVLGKAGRANTATDNSPISMIETIVLLKPQNEWREDKTKNDVITEINNKLQIPGVTNGFTQPIINRINMLATGIRTDVGIKIYGASLDTINVLAQKIKKALEGTSGVKDLYAEPITGGKYIDIEAKREVIGRYGLSIDDVNNVVEAAIGGMTLTTTIEGRQRFSVNARYAQEYRNSISALKKLQVQTMDFGPIPLETVADIKISDGPPMINSENAMLRGSVLFNVRDRDLGSTVKEAQEKLNAMMTKMPKGYYVEWSGQWENQIRANKTLSMILPIVVVIIFLILYFTYNSMKEAMITMITVPFALIGGVFMVYFYGINLSVAVAVGFIALFGMAIETAMLMTIYLNEAMNKMVADHGNSSETITEGILRQYIIDGSAKRLRPKLMTISVSLFGLVPILWATGTGADVMIPITVPLIGGTITSTIYVLLVTPVVFEITKLRELRTKGKIELIDVKE, encoded by the coding sequence ATGAAAAAATTTTTAAATAAAATATTCAAAAAAGAACAGGATCCTTTATCATCTGAAGAAAGACTAAAACTTATAGAGTCTTCTTCTAAGTTGGTAGGTCCGGGTGTTTTTTATTCGACACTTATAGTAATTGCTTCTTTTTTACCCGTTTTCCTATTGACAGGAATGGAAGGTAAATTATTTAGTCCATTGGCTTGGACCAAATCTTTTATTCTTATTGTAGATGCGTTTCTTGCCATTACTTTAACTCCGGTGCTGATTAGTTTCTTGCTAAAGGGAAAACTTCGACCAGAATCAAAAAATCCAATTAATAGAAAACTGGAACAAATTTACACTCCTATACTTACCTTTTGTTTGAAATGGAGAAAATCATTACTGGCTGTTAATATTTTGGCGCTATTGATAGGCGTTGCAATGTTTACCAGATTGGGGTCTGAATTTATGCCTCCTCTAGATGAAGGTTCCATTTTGTTTATGCCGGTGACTTTACCTGATGTGTCGAATTCAGAAGTGAAAAGAATATTGCAGGTACAGGACAAACTGATAAAATCAATACCTGAGGTGGCCCACGTTTTAGGAAAAGCGGGAAGAGCCAATACGGCAACCGATAACAGTCCTATTAGTATGATTGAAACCATTGTTTTGTTAAAACCTCAAAATGAATGGAGAGAAGACAAAACAAAAAATGATGTCATAACTGAAATCAATAATAAACTCCAAATTCCGGGTGTGACTAATGGGTTTACACAGCCTATCATCAACAGGATTAATATGCTGGCTACAGGTATTAGAACTGATGTGGGGATAAAAATTTATGGAGCAAGTTTAGATACCATCAATGTCTTGGCTCAAAAAATCAAGAAAGCATTGGAAGGAACTTCTGGGGTTAAAGATTTATATGCTGAACCTATTACGGGTGGAAAATATATCGATATTGAAGCTAAGCGTGAAGTGATAGGTAGATATGGTCTTAGCATTGATGATGTGAATAATGTAGTTGAAGCGGCAATAGGAGGAATGACATTAACGACAACTATTGAGGGCAGACAGCGTTTCTCAGTCAATGCGAGATATGCACAGGAATATAGAAACAGTATATCAGCCTTGAAAAAACTCCAAGTGCAAACTATGGATTTTGGTCCTATTCCTTTAGAAACCGTAGCTGATATAAAAATAAGTGATGGGCCTCCTATGATTAACAGTGAGAATGCGATGCTTAGAGGAAGTGTTTTGTTTAATGTTCGCGATCGCGATTTAGGGAGCACCGTAAAAGAAGCGCAGGAAAAATTGAATGCGATGATGACCAAAATGCCAAAAGGATATTATGTGGAATGGAGCGGTCAATGGGAAAACCAAATCAGAGCCAATAAAACATTGAGTATGATATTGCCTATCGTTGTTGTTATAATATTCCTCATTTTATATTTTACTTACAATTCAATGAAAGAGGCTATGATCACTATGATCACCGTTCCTTTTGCCCTTATTGGGGGAGTATTTATGGTTTATTTTTATGGTATTAATTTATCAGTGGCCGTGGCAGTAGGTTTTATTGCTTTATTCGGGATGGCCATAGAAACAGCTATGTTGATGACTATTTATCTGAATGAAGCGATGAATAAAATGGTTGCTGATCACGGGAATAGCAGTGAAACGATTACGGAAGGAATATTAAGACAGTACATTATTGACGGTTCGGCCAAAAGGTTGCGTCCTAAGCTAATGACAATTTCAGTTTCATTATTTGGATTAGTTCCTATACTTTGGGCAACCGGAACCGGAGCTGATGTGATGATTCCTATCACCGTACCGCTTATTGGAGGGACAATCACCTCTACGATTTATGTATTATTAGTAACACCAGTAGTTTTCGAAATAACAAAGCTTCGTGAATTGAGAACAAAAGGTAAAATAGAATTGATAGATGTTAAAGAATAG
- a CDS encoding heavy-metal-associated domain-containing protein → MKIMNKQLIVITLLLLVVNLKSYAQISKVEIIATGLTCSMCSNAINKQLKSLKEVDSISIDLNTNTFTVYLKKDNALKPRVLKEGVEKAGFFVGSMVMTVAFDNVDAQENKMVKVGEVNYVMVDSKAKTLNGETKVQVLDKGFVTSKEFKKLLKSYSKVPTYALENEDDYHIKTL, encoded by the coding sequence ATGAAAATAATGAACAAACAACTGATAGTGATTACACTATTGTTACTAGTTGTAAACCTAAAATCGTATGCTCAAATTAGTAAAGTAGAAATTATTGCAACTGGACTTACATGTTCGATGTGCTCTAATGCTATAAACAAGCAGCTTAAATCACTAAAAGAAGTAGATAGTATAAGTATAGATTTAAACACAAATACGTTTACAGTATATCTTAAAAAAGATAATGCTTTAAAGCCAAGAGTATTGAAAGAAGGCGTTGAGAAAGCGGGATTTTTTGTAGGTTCAATGGTAATGACTGTTGCTTTTGATAATGTAGATGCGCAAGAAAACAAAATGGTAAAAGTAGGAGAGGTTAACTATGTTATGGTTGATTCAAAAGCAAAGACACTAAACGGAGAAACTAAAGTTCAGGTTTTAGACAAGGGGTTTGTTACAAGTAAGGAGTTTAAGAAATTACTGAAGTCATATTCAAAAGTGCCAACGTATGCTTTAGAAAATGAAGATGATTACCATATTAAAACCCTATAA
- a CDS encoding alpha/beta fold hydrolase has translation MLYSKIEGQGEPLLILHGFLGMSDNWKTIGTQFASEGFQVHLLDLRNHGRSLQSEEFSYEIMAQDVFDYCKANSLEEVNVIGHSMGGKTAMLFAASYPDMVKKLIVADIGPKFYPQHHQPILAGLNAVDFSIKPSRSEVEAVLTQYIPDFGTRQFLMKSLYWQEPGQLAFRFNLSVFNKKMDEIGVPLPEELVFSKPTLFIRGGNSNYILDSDFESIKLQFPVATIETIPGVGHWLHAENPKMFHQLASSFLETNQ, from the coding sequence ATGCTTTATTCAAAAATAGAAGGTCAAGGTGAGCCACTTTTAATACTTCACGGATTTCTGGGAATGTCTGACAATTGGAAAACTATCGGGACACAATTTGCTTCCGAAGGTTTTCAGGTGCATCTTCTTGATTTACGCAATCACGGACGTAGTTTACAGTCGGAAGAATTTAGTTATGAGATAATGGCTCAGGATGTTTTCGACTATTGTAAAGCTAATTCATTAGAGGAAGTAAATGTAATAGGACATTCTATGGGTGGTAAAACAGCGATGCTTTTTGCTGCATCTTATCCTGATATGGTTAAAAAACTGATTGTGGCTGATATAGGTCCGAAATTTTATCCACAACACCATCAGCCTATTTTGGCGGGATTAAATGCAGTTGATTTCTCGATAAAACCAAGTCGTAGTGAGGTTGAAGCTGTGTTAACTCAGTACATTCCTGATTTTGGGACGCGTCAATTTTTGATGAAAAGTTTGTATTGGCAAGAGCCGGGACAACTGGCTTTTCGATTTAATCTTTCTGTTTTTAATAAAAAAATGGATGAGATAGGGGTGCCGCTACCCGAAGAATTGGTGTTCAGTAAGCCAACACTTTTTATCCGTGGTGGGAATTCAAATTATATATTGGACAGTGATTTTGAAAGTATAAAACTGCAATTTCCAGTTGCTACAATTGAGACAATTCCAGGTGTAGGGCACTGGCTTCATGCTGAAAACCCAAAGATGTTTCATCAATTGGCAAGTTCTTTTTTAGAAACAAACCAATAA
- a CDS encoding DUF3347 domain-containing protein, with product MKSLKKVVMAITLLLSVTVAVAQIKNSTTETVQVLGNCAMCKANIEKAGNLNKIAKVVWNKDTKMATLTYDSKQTSQDEILKRIALAGYDSEKFLAPTDVYDNLHGCCQYERATKVEVNNTEKASMENHGDHAGHAAAAPTQEVNQLKAVYDNYFLLKEALVKTDGKESSRVSKDLLASLNAVQMDKLAMDVHMVWMKTMKQLKEDADHISDTEDIKHQRDHFMTLSKNMYEMVKVSKLDTPTYYQFCPMANGGKGANWLSKDSAIKNPYYGSQMLSCGKTVETLK from the coding sequence ATGAAATCACTTAAAAAAGTTGTGATGGCAATAACTCTATTGCTATCAGTTACAGTTGCCGTTGCGCAAATTAAAAATTCAACAACAGAAACAGTTCAGGTATTAGGGAACTGCGCTATGTGTAAAGCCAATATAGAAAAGGCTGGGAATCTTAATAAAATTGCTAAAGTAGTCTGGAATAAAGACACTAAAATGGCAACTCTTACTTATGATTCGAAACAAACTTCTCAGGACGAAATCTTAAAGCGTATCGCATTAGCAGGTTACGACAGCGAAAAATTCCTTGCTCCTACTGATGTATATGATAACCTACACGGTTGTTGTCAATATGAAAGAGCAACTAAGGTAGAAGTTAATAATACGGAAAAAGCTTCGATGGAGAATCATGGAGATCACGCAGGACACGCAGCAGCAGCACCTACGCAAGAAGTAAATCAATTAAAAGCGGTTTATGACAATTACTTTTTATTAAAAGAGGCTTTAGTAAAAACAGATGGGAAAGAATCTTCTCGTGTTTCAAAAGACTTGTTAGCTTCGCTTAATGCTGTTCAAATGGATAAATTAGCGATGGATGTACATATGGTTTGGATGAAAACTATGAAACAGTTGAAAGAAGATGCTGATCATATTTCGGATACTGAGGATATTAAACACCAACGTGATCATTTCATGACTTTGTCTAAAAACATGTATGAAATGGTTAAAGTGTCAAAATTAGACACGCCAACCTATTATCAGTTTTGTCCAATGGCAAATGGAGGAAAAGGAGCGAACTGGTTGAGTAAAGACAGTGCTATCAAAAATCCATATTACGGATCTCAAATGTTGAGCTGTGGAAAAACAGTGGAAACATTAAAATAA
- a CDS encoding phage holin family protein, translating to MKLLIRILITSVLVVLLSNLMTGVHVASFTTALIVAVVLGLLNIFIKPILVILTLPITFITLGLFLLVINALIILLCDNIVGGFSVDSFFTALLFSIILSVSQSLMYSILGETK from the coding sequence ATGAAATTACTTATTAGAATTCTTATTACATCTGTTTTAGTGGTGCTTCTTTCAAATCTTATGACTGGGGTTCATGTCGCCAGTTTTACAACTGCTTTAATTGTTGCCGTGGTTCTTGGGTTATTAAATATATTCATCAAACCTATCCTTGTTATATTGACTTTGCCTATAACTTTTATAACATTAGGGTTGTTCTTGTTAGTTATCAATGCTCTAATCATTTTATTATGTGATAATATTGTGGGTGGATTTAGTGTTGACTCCTTCTTCACGGCCTTGTTGTTTAGTATTATTTTATCGGTTTCCCAGTCATTAATGTATTCAATTTTAGGGGAGACAAAATAA
- a CDS encoding TolC family protein gives MLKNSYLLVISCLVFCTTNVGAQTLALDAVLTRIKTNNPQLKMYDADIQSMNAAAIGAKSWMAPQINTGLFMTPYDTKMWKADEMNPGMGAYMVGFTQMIPNASKLKADYNYMNAMSSVEAENKNYTINQLNALAKANYYQWIVLDKKIKIANDNLLLLEYMIKSMEIRYQYNMDKLPTYYKAKSQYSNLQSMVVMLQNNISQKRILLNTLMARDKNTAFDIDSAYDLNEFDFMKTDATSLSQNRSDVKAIEKTIELNQLRIETEKAKLLPEFGVKYDHMFAFGDRPQQFSLMGMITIPMPWSTKMNKASMDSFRIKNESLEWQKQMILNEATGMISGMSTELTNLKKQYDIAEKSIIPALKRNYDTSIIAWQNNTGDLFVVLDAWEALNMAQIEKLDKLQSILSTQVEIEKQLETK, from the coding sequence ATGTTAAAGAATAGCTATTTACTCGTTATAAGTTGTTTGGTTTTTTGCACTACAAATGTGGGGGCACAAACACTTGCTTTGGATGCTGTTTTGACGAGAATCAAAACAAATAATCCTCAATTAAAAATGTACGATGCCGATATTCAAAGTATGAATGCTGCGGCTATTGGTGCAAAAAGCTGGATGGCTCCACAAATTAATACAGGTTTGTTTATGACGCCCTACGACACTAAAATGTGGAAAGCGGATGAAATGAATCCTGGAATGGGGGCTTATATGGTTGGCTTTACGCAAATGATTCCCAATGCGTCAAAATTAAAAGCCGACTATAATTATATGAACGCTATGTCTTCAGTGGAAGCAGAGAATAAAAATTATACCATTAATCAGTTAAATGCATTGGCAAAAGCCAATTATTACCAATGGATTGTACTTGATAAAAAGATTAAGATTGCCAACGATAATTTATTGCTTTTGGAATATATGATCAAAAGTATGGAAATTCGCTACCAATACAATATGGATAAATTGCCCACTTATTATAAGGCAAAATCACAATACAGTAACTTACAAAGTATGGTGGTTATGTTGCAAAACAACATTTCTCAAAAAAGGATTTTGCTTAATACCTTGATGGCAAGAGACAAAAACACCGCGTTTGATATTGATTCGGCTTATGATTTGAATGAATTTGATTTTATGAAAACGGATGCCACTTCACTATCTCAAAACCGAAGTGATGTAAAAGCCATTGAAAAAACAATTGAATTAAATCAGTTGAGAATAGAAACGGAAAAAGCTAAATTGTTACCGGAGTTTGGTGTAAAATATGACCATATGTTTGCTTTTGGCGATCGTCCACAACAATTTTCTTTGATGGGAATGATTACGATTCCTATGCCTTGGTCTACCAAAATGAATAAAGCAAGTATGGATAGTTTTCGAATAAAAAACGAAAGCCTCGAATGGCAAAAACAAATGATCCTCAATGAAGCCACTGGGATGATTTCAGGAATGAGTACGGAGTTGACCAACTTGAAAAAGCAATACGATATTGCCGAGAAAAGCATCATTCCGGCTTTGAAAAGGAATTATGACACCTCAATTATAGCTTGGCAAAACAATACTGGAGACTTGTTTGTTGTGTTGGATGCTTGGGAAGCTTTGAATATGGCTCAAATTGAGAAATTAGACAAATTACAGTCCATTTTGAGCACACAGGTAGAAATTGAAAAACAACTGGAAACGAAGTAA
- a CDS encoding efflux RND transporter permease subunit has protein sequence MVEKLISFSLRNRVVVLLVSAALFGWGIYSVNQNPIDAIPDLSENQVIVFTEWMGRSPQVIEDQVTYPLVSNLQGIPKIKNIRASSMFGMSFIYIIFEDDVDAYWARTRVLERLNYAQRLLPQNVVPTLGPDGTGVGHIFWYHLETNGMDLGEQRALQDWYVKFALQTVPGVAEVASFGGFEKQYQLVLDPLKMQYYNVSMMEVMKAVKTSNNDVGGRKFEMSNMSYIVRGLGYIKNIKDVEDIAIKNYNSVPVKVSDIGSVQMGGDLRLGIFDQNGDGEVVGGIVVMRYGENADKVITAVKEKMKEVEKGLPEGVTFKTSYDRSELIEKAIESVKGTLMEEMIAVSIVILLFLFHWRSALIILIQLPISVAIGFILLEAFGISSNIMSLTGIALAIGVVVDDGIVMVENAYRTISEKQEGMEENQ, from the coding sequence ATGGTAGAAAAATTAATATCATTCTCACTAAGAAACCGGGTAGTTGTGTTGCTGGTTTCGGCTGCTTTGTTTGGTTGGGGAATTTATAGTGTAAACCAAAATCCAATAGACGCCATTCCTGATTTATCAGAAAATCAGGTTATTGTTTTCACGGAATGGATGGGGAGAAGCCCACAAGTAATAGAGGATCAGGTAACCTATCCTTTGGTTTCCAACTTACAAGGAATCCCGAAAATTAAAAATATACGCGCTTCTTCCATGTTTGGGATGAGCTTTATTTACATCATTTTTGAAGATGATGTCGACGCTTATTGGGCGAGAACCCGGGTTCTGGAACGATTGAATTATGCACAACGATTGTTGCCGCAAAATGTTGTCCCAACTTTAGGTCCAGACGGTACAGGAGTAGGTCATATCTTTTGGTACCATCTGGAAACTAACGGAATGGATCTTGGAGAGCAAAGAGCGTTGCAAGACTGGTACGTTAAATTCGCGTTGCAAACCGTTCCCGGTGTGGCTGAAGTCGCCTCTTTTGGTGGATTTGAAAAACAATATCAATTGGTGCTAGATCCTTTAAAAATGCAATACTATAATGTAAGCATGATGGAAGTGATGAAAGCGGTGAAGACAAGCAACAATGATGTGGGAGGAAGGAAATTTGAAATGAGTAATATGTCCTATATCGTAAGAGGTTTAGGGTATATTAAAAACATAAAAGACGTCGAAGATATTGCCATTAAAAACTATAATTCGGTTCCCGTAAAAGTTAGTGATATTGGTTCAGTTCAAATGGGAGGTGATTTACGTTTGGGTATTTTTGACCAAAACGGAGATGGTGAAGTAGTAGGTGGAATTGTGGTAATGCGTTACGGCGAAAATGCAGATAAAGTAATAACTGCCGTTAAGGAAAAAATGAAAGAGGTAGAAAAAGGTCTTCCTGAAGGCGTAACTTTTAAAACCTCCTATGATAGAAGTGAGCTTATTGAAAAAGCCATTGAATCCGTAAAGGGAACTTTAATGGAGGAAATGATTGCCGTTTCGATTGTGATTCTGCTTTTCCTTTTTCATTGGAGAAGTGCCCTAATTATTCTTATACAATTGCCTATATCAGTTGCGATTGGATTTATACTTCTGGAAGCTTTTGGGATTTCGTCCAATATTATGTCTCTTACCGGAATTGCCTTGGCCATTGGGGTTGTGGTTGATGACGGAATTGTGATGGTAGAAAATGCCTATAGGACAATTTCGGAGAAACAAGAAGGAATGGAAGAAAATCAATAA
- a CDS encoding DUF3347 domain-containing protein yields MKKLILSVMILAMVAVSCKKNKESATTETSESSSQLYSCPMHPEVTGKQGEACSECGMELTEPVAHTEATHEHHDGDMHEGSNMETTNSTSQSSFSINEIVSGYLNLKNALVKDDSKGAAAAGKALQATFGKVNSNEIDAKLKKQYLDIADDAKEHAEHIADNSGKIDRQREHFVMLSKDINDLITAFGTKQKLYQDFCPMADNDKGAIWISETKDIKNPYFGSQMLSCGAVKKEW; encoded by the coding sequence ATGAAAAAATTAATTCTATCAGTAATGATATTGGCAATGGTGGCTGTATCATGTAAAAAAAACAAAGAATCTGCAACAACGGAAACTTCAGAATCAAGTTCGCAATTGTATTCTTGTCCGATGCACCCTGAAGTAACAGGAAAGCAAGGGGAAGCTTGTTCAGAATGCGGAATGGAATTGACTGAGCCAGTAGCACATACTGAAGCTACTCACGAACACCACGATGGAGATATGCACGAAGGATCAAATATGGAAACAACAAACAGTACTTCTCAATCTTCATTTTCAATTAACGAAATTGTAAGTGGGTATTTGAATTTAAAAAATGCTCTTGTAAAAGACGATTCAAAAGGGGCTGCTGCTGCCGGGAAAGCATTACAAGCAACTTTTGGAAAAGTAAATTCAAACGAAATTGACGCTAAATTAAAAAAACAGTATTTGGATATTGCTGATGACGCAAAGGAACATGCTGAACACATTGCTGATAATTCAGGAAAAATTGACCGTCAAAGAGAACATTTCGTAATGTTAAGTAAAGACATTAACGATTTAATTACAGCTTTTGGAACAAAACAAAAACTGTATCAGGATTTTTGTCCAATGGCTGATAATGATAAAGGAGCTATCTGGATAAGTGAGACTAAAGATATCAAGAACCCGTATTTTGGTAGCCAAATGTTAAGCTGTGGTGCAGTAAAAAAAGAGTGGTAA
- a CDS encoding TlpA disulfide reductase family protein, protein MKKLVLAIVLIVSFSKGNAQMKIGDAMPNSTLKNIQNEAVELSSFKGKTVLVDFWASWCAPCRVANKKLVKLHSDIKTKDFEIIGISLDTDIVKWGNAIKKDKIEYTQLNEPKGFDAKVAVRFGVEELPTTYLFDKEGILIAINPTEEEINNQINKLQ, encoded by the coding sequence ATGAAAAAATTAGTTTTAGCCATTGTCTTAATTGTCTCTTTCTCTAAGGGGAATGCACAAATGAAAATTGGAGATGCTATGCCCAATAGTACATTAAAAAACATCCAAAATGAAGCTGTTGAATTGTCCTCTTTCAAAGGGAAAACAGTATTAGTGGATTTTTGGGCTTCCTGGTGCGCACCTTGTAGAGTTGCTAATAAAAAGTTAGTAAAACTCCATTCTGACATTAAGACTAAAGACTTTGAAATTATTGGGATATCCCTTGATACTGATATAGTGAAATGGGGAAATGCAATAAAAAAGGATAAAATAGAATACACACAATTAAATGAACCAAAAGGATTTGACGCTAAAGTGGCTGTTCGTTTTGGTGTTGAGGAACTCCCTACAACTTATTTGTTTGATAAAGAAGGGATTTTAATCGCTATTAATCCAACAGAAGAAGAAATTAATAATCAAATTAATAAATTACAATAA